A stretch of Lactuca sativa cultivar Salinas chromosome 6, Lsat_Salinas_v11, whole genome shotgun sequence DNA encodes these proteins:
- the LOC111890522 gene encoding uncharacterized protein LOC111890522: MELFYLLVFGGLGVIVATLELSKNNKDRTNTSSAFNSFKNNYLLVYSLMMAGDWLQGPYVYYLYTTYGFGKRDIGHLFIAGFGSSMLFGTIVGSLADKHGRKRASITYCITYILSCITKHSPQYRILMIGRILGGIATSLLFSAFESWLVAEHNKRGFEQQWLSLTFSKAIFLGNGLVAILAGLFGNLLVGSLALGPVAPFDAASCFLAIGMAIILSSWTENYGDPSESKDLLTQFRGAALAIASDEKIALLGAIQSLFEGSMYTFVFLWTPALSPNDEDIPHGFIFATFMLASMLGSSFASRLMARASIKVESYMQVVFIVSSASLMLPVITSVLVAPSSEKGGSISFAGCIQLIGFCVFEACVGLFWPSIMKMRSQYIPEEARSTIMNFFRIPLNIFVCIVLYNVDSFPISVMFGMCAVFLFIASMLQRRLLGVVERSWPLDKVRELESEPLNI, encoded by the exons ATGGAGCTCTTTTACTTGCTAGTCTTCGGGGGTCTTGGTGTTATCGTTGCAACATTGGAGCTCAGCAAAAACAACAAAGATCGAACCAACACTTCTTCTGCTTTCAATTCCTTCAAGAACAATTACCTTCTCGTCTATTCCCTAATGATGG CTGGTGATTGGTTGCAGGGGCCATACGTCTACTATCTCTACACCACATACGGATTCGGGAAACGTGATATCGGCCATCTGTTTATCGCTGGATTTGGATCTTCCATGTTGTTTGGAACAATCGTTGGATCTTTAGCTGATAAACA TGGAAGAAAAAGGGCTTCGATTACTTACTGTATCACTTACATTTTGAGCTGCATCACCAAGCATTCACCTCAGTATAGAATCCTAATGATCGGACGTATTTTGGGAGGGATTGCCACGTCACTCCTCTTTTCAGCTTTCGAATCATGGCTAGTTGCTGAACACAATaag AGGGGTTTTGAGCAACAATGGCTATCACTAACATTCTCCAAAGCAATATTTCTTGGAAATGGATTAGTTGCCATTTTAGCAGGTTTATTTGGGAATCTTTTAGTTGGATCTTTAGCTTTAGGACCCGTTGCCCCTTTTGATGCAGCTTCATGCTTTCTTGCCATTGGAATGGCAATCATTCTTTCTTCTTGGACTGAAAACTATGGAGATCCTTCAGAAAGCAAAGACTTGTTGACTCAATTCAGAGGAGCTGCTCTTGCAATTGCATCTG ATGAAAAGATTGCGTTATTAGGAGCAATACAATCGCTATTTGAAGGTTCAATGTACACTTTTGTGTTCTTATGGACTCCTGCTTTGAGCCCTAATGATGAAGACATTCCACATGGATTCATTTTTGCAACTTTTATGTTGGCTTCCATGTTAGGAAGCTCGTTTGCTTCAAGGTTAATGGCACGTGCTTCAATTAAAGTTGAAAGTTACATGCAAGTTGTTTTTATCGTGTCTTCTGCATCTCTTATGCTTCCTGTTATAACAAGT gTTTTGGTGGCTCCTTCGAGTGAAAAAGGTGGAAGTATTTCATTTGCAGGATGTATTCAATTGATTGGATTTTGTGTGTTTGAAGCATGTGTTGGATTATTTTGGCCTTCAATTATGAAGATGAGGTCACAATATATTCCAGAAGAGGCTCGAAGCACTATTATGAATTTTTTCAGGATTCCACTTAATATCTTTGTATGCATTGTACTTTACAAt gTTGATTCATTTCCAATATCCGTAATGTTTGGAATGTGTGCTGTTTTCCTCTTCATTGCATCCATGTTGCAAAGACGCCTATTGGGAGTTGTAGAAAGATCAT GGCCACTAGACAAAGTGAGGGAACTGGAGTCCGAACCACTTAACATTTGA
- the LOC111890538 gene encoding stellacyanin: protein MAVLGRQMCHRLSFSILFFVLIQSNVIAYQFQVGNLQAWNIPTSTDPKVYTNWPKKLNFKIGDSLLFLYPPSEDSVIQVTKESYDTCNLKDPILYMNNGNSLFNITSPGVFYFTSGVSGHCEKSQKLQISVFAADGSLPLPPSSAPGGALADSAPSYPTVFGGIPSGPAGKSSSSSSTVEVSVLITAGIGVLIWGLVGGKM from the exons ATGGCTGTTCTTGGAAGGCAAATGTGCCATCGATTATCATTTTCGATTCTGTTCTTCGTTTTGATTCAATCAAATGTTATCGCGTATCAATTCCAAGTTGGAAATCTTCAAGCTTGGAACATACCCACTTCCACAGATCCAAAAGTTTACACAAATTGGCCCAAAAAACTCAACTTCAAGATCGGCGATTCGCTCT TGTTCTTGTATCCACCAAGTGAAGATTCTGTGATTCAAGTGACGAAAGAATCTTACGACACCTGCAATCTGAAAGATCCAATCTTGTATATGAACAATGGCAATTCGTTATTCAACATTACTTCACCGGGTGTGTTTTACTTCACCAGTGGTGTTTCCGGCCACTGTGAAAAATCGCAGAAGCTTCAAATTTCGGTGTTTGCCGCCGACGGGTCTTTGCCACTGCCGCCTTCTTCCGCTCCCGGCGGAGCACTTGCCGACTCTGCACCTTCCTATCCCACCGTGTTTGGCGGAATACCGTCGGGACCGGCGGGGAAGTCCTCGTCTTCATCGTCGACGGTGGAAGTATCGGTTTTGATTACTGCGGGGATCGGAGTTTTGATTTGGGGTTTAGTTGGTGGCAAGATGTAG